One stretch of Malus domestica chromosome 14, GDT2T_hap1 DNA includes these proteins:
- the LOC103455192 gene encoding uncharacterized protein — protein MSMSKSSKMLQFINYRMRVTIQDGRQLVGKFMAFDRHMNLVLGDCEEFRKLPPLKGKKTNEERDDRRTLGLVLLRGEEVVSMTVEGPPPQEESRAKAASAAALAGPGLGRAAGRGIPTAPLAQAQPGLSGPVRGVGGPAPGMMQPQISRPPVPNLSAPPMSYPAAPVIRPPGQMPGYPGQPPMGRGPPPGVPPPQFARPPGGGPPQQFPGPPQMQFGQRPMGPPPPGQMMRGPPPPPRPGMQAPPPRPGMPPPPGGGMHMFGPPRPGMPPPPNPQNQQQNQQQQ, from the coding sequence ATGTCGATGTCAAAGAGCTCCAAGATGCTGCAATTCATAAACTATCGGATGCGAGTGACGATCCAAGACGGGAGGCAGCTCGTCGGCAAGTTCATGGCCTTCGATCGCCACATGAACCTCGTCCTCGGCGACTGCGAGGAGTTCCGGAAGTTGCCGCCACTGAAAGGCAAGAAGACCAACGAGGAGCGCGACGACCGCCGGACACTAGGCCTCGTACTCCTCCGCGGCGAAGAGGTCGTGTCAATGACCGTCGAGGGCCCGCCTCCTCAGGAAGAGTCTCGAGCTAAGGCAGCCAGCGCCGCCGCTTTGGCTGGTCCAGGATTGGGCCGCGCcgccggacgaggtatccccaCTGCTCCTCTCGCCCAGGCCCAGCCCGGTCTCTCTGGCCCGGTTCGCGGCGTCGGTGGACCAGCCCCAGGTATGATGCAGCCCCAGATCTCGCGCCCGCCAGTTCCGAACCTCTCCGCGCCGCCTATGTCGTACCCGGCCGCTCCAGTGATTCGTCCACCCGGGCAGATGCCTGGATATCCCGGGCAACCTCCGATGGGTCGTGGTCCACCTCCTGGTGTTCCGCCCCCTCAGTTTGCTAGGCCTCCTGGTGGGGGTCCACCTCAGCAATTCCCTGGCCCGCCACAGATGCAGTTTGGGCAGAGGCCGATGGGACCTCCGCCCCCTGGGCAGATGATGAGGGGTCCACCGCCTCCACCTCGCCCCGGAATGCAAGCTCCCCCACCCCGTCCCGGAATGCCGCCTCCACCTGGCGGTGGAATGCATATGTTTGGACCGCCTCGTCCTGGAATGCCACCTCCACCCAACCCTCAGAACCAGCAGCAAAATCAGCAGCAACAGTGA